Proteins co-encoded in one Medicago truncatula cultivar Jemalong A17 chromosome 8, MtrunA17r5.0-ANR, whole genome shotgun sequence genomic window:
- the LOC25500743 gene encoding uncharacterized protein: protein MEQFRQIGEALGSLKAVMVFRENIQINQRQCCLLLDVFSFAYESIADEIIQNLKFEEKNGKWKVLEHPLREIHKIFKEGENYIRHCLEIKDFWAKAITLCHNTDCVEFYIHNLLCCMPIVIEAIESASETSGWDQDEMQRKRLINSNKYRKEFRDMKLFKWKFGKQYLITQDLCNRYDTAWKEDRWLLFNKIHEKKVSDAATKYEKKLIDLLSRNSEVSESLEAKLLSSSILVCSKDYQVRRRIGNGSQYKEIQWLGEYFVLRQCSGDTDALESEIKELLSLSHPNIMDCLCGFTDEEKKECFLLMELMSKTLSNHIKEVYGPRKRLPFLLHVAVDIMLQIARGMEYIHSKKVYHGELNPSNILVKPRSTSPEGYLHCKVSGFGLPSVKDLNQKGNANQNGTLSFIWYSPEVLEEQEHSGGVSISKYTEKSDVYSFGMVCFELLTGKVPFEDSHLQGEKMSRNIRAGERPLFPLNSPKYVINLTKRCWHTDPNQRPNFSSICRVLRYVKRFLVLNPGYNRETDPPVPLVDYCDIESALLRKFPSWGSSELSPISNIPFQMFAYRVIEREKVRTCSRDFSESGSDASACGDELVTSGDEPFPSVTEKKSSLAPEIVNNRRLTTRKSLDMRIKQPVTPKGRLDRPPQMSPRLRSMRINSAKHLLSTPRIIRRSSSGHVSDSELA, encoded by the exons ATGGAACAATTTAGACAAATTGGTGAGGCACTAGGAAGTTTGAAAGCTGTGATGGTGTTCAGAGAGAACATTCAAATCAATCAGAGACAATGTTGTCTTCTTCTAGATGTATTCAGCTTTGCATATGAATCTATTGCAGATGAGATCATACAGAATCTGAAATTTGAAGAGAAGAATGGAAAGTGGAAAGTTCTAGAACACCCCTTAAGAGAGATCCATAAGATTTTCAAAGAAGGAGAAAATTACATTAGGCATTGTTTGGAAATAAAGGATTTTTGGGCTAAAGCCATTACCTTGTGTCACAACACAGATTGTGTTGAGTTTTACATACACAATTTGCTATGTTGCATGCCTATTGTGATCGAAGCTATTGAATCGGCTTCCGAGACATCAGGTTGGGATCAAGATGAGATGCAAAGGAAGAGGCTTATCAATTCCAATAAGTATAGAAAAGAATTTAGAGACATGAAGCTTTTCAAGTGGAAATTTGGGAAGCAGTACCTCATTACTCAGGATTTGTGCAACCGCTATGATACGGCTTGGAAGGAAGATAGATGGCTTCTTTTCAACAAAATCCATGAAAAGAAAGTATCAGATGCTGCAACAAAGTATGAGAAGAAATTAATAGATTTACTTTCGAGGAATTCAGAAGTATCAGAATCACTCGAAGCTAAGCTTCTTTCAAGTTCAATATTGGTTTGTTCTAAGGACTATCAGGTGAGGAGAAGAATAGGGAATGGAAGTCAGTACAAAGAGATTCAATGGTTAggtgaatattttgttttaagacAATGTTCTGGTGACACTGATGCTTTGGAAAGTGAGATTAAAGAACTTTTATCTCTTTCACATCCAAATATAATGGACTGTCTTTGTGGTTTTACTGATGAGGAGAAGAAAGAATGTTTTCTGTTGATGGAACTGATGAGCAAAACACTTAGCAATCATATTAAAGAGGTTTATGGTCCGAGGAAGCGATTACCATTCTTGCTTCATGTAGCGGTTGATATTATGCTTCAGATTGCAAGAGGAATGGAATATATTCATTCAAAGAAAGTGTATCATGGAGAACTAAACCCTTCAAACATTCTTGTTAAGCCTAGAAGTACCTCTCCAGAAGGTTACTTGCATTGCAAGGTATCAGGTTTCGGTCTACCTTCTGTTAAGGACTTGAACCAGAAAGGGAATGCAAATCAAAATGGAACCCTCTCATTCATTTGGTACTCTCCAGAGGTACTTGAAGAGCAAGAACACTCAGGGGGTGTGTCGATATCCAAGTACACGGAGAAATCTGATGTGTACAGTTTTGGAATGGTTTGCTTTGAGCTTCTAACTGGAAAAGTTCCTTTTGAAGATAGTCATCTTCAAGGGGAGAAAATGAGCAGAAACATAAGGGCAGGAGAGAGGCCACTTTTTCCACTCAATTCACCGAAATATGTTATCAACTTAACAAAGAGATGTTGGCATACCGATCCAAATCAACGTCCGAATTTTTCGTCCATATGTAGAGTTCTTCGTTATGTAAAAAGATTTCTTGTATTGAATCCTGGTTACAATAGAGAGACAGACCCGCCAGTGCCACTTGTAGATTACTGTGATATAGAGTCAGCACTTTTGAGGAAGTTTCCTTCTTGGGGAAGTTCTGAATTGTCGCCAATATCTAATATTCCTTTTCAAATGTTTGCTTATCGAGTTATTGAGCGTGAAAAAGTAAGAACATGCTCTAGGGATTTCTCTGAATCTGGAAGTGATGCTTCGGCATGTGGTGATGAGCTTGTTACTTCTGGTGACGAGCCATTTCCATCCGTAACAGAAAAGAAATCTTCACTTGCACCTGAGATTGTAAACAACAGGAGGCTTACGACCAGGAAATCTCTAGATATGAGGATCAAACAACCAG TTACACCGAAAGGGAGACTAGATAGACCTCCACAAATGTCCCCTCGATTGAGAAGCATGCGGATTAATTCAGCTAAACATCTACTATCAACTCCAAGGATAATAAGAAGATCATCTTCTGGTCATGTCTCAGACTCTGAGCTAGCTTAG
- the LOC25500744 gene encoding formin-like protein 1, translated as MCYYSFFFFFLCILIFFKPISSNEPRRFLHQPFPQNNNLSPSSPPSSPPPSPNPKYPFSTTPPNTSSSSSTPPFFPTYPSTPPPPSPSSFASFPANISSLTIPQTQKPKSSSSKLLAVAITAVIAAVAVVAISAFIYCRRSRNKRFLADDKTLRSDSSIRLFPRDGGVATIAKSRNVSSTSSEFLYLGTIANSRADELPDPRGAGGGGRNPRKMDSPELQPLPPLMRQGSMFDEGNGGATVTVGEDDEEEFYSPRGSLNGNGSGSRRVFAGISAENLVGRSSSESTSSSSSYSSSSASPDRSHSISLSPPVSLSPRRSQPKSPENVVTPAPTQPLLVSDVGRSSLSSSRASSNRHVQSCSSMSSSPEKIFAGECKSPSLSPLNLSPTKNLDGSFVKVEKTQSCNEEGSSSPRLSNASSGKSSSSSSSAFTLPSPEKMMTMMNLHSNHGLDQSPTISDVSDRFRHSPLSSLPLSPTLLSSPERDIMSTQPPPPPPQPASRKHWEIPDLLTPIAESPAILNQNGVSQRKHWEIPVLSTPITPSNRVSAPPPPPPPPPPPPPLTMPMKQRKQWEVPSPTTPVGQQVVCRPPELKPPSRPFVLQTPSNTLVSPVELPPSFEENEEVSKPKLKPLHWDKVRASSDREMVWDHLRSSSFKLNEEMIETLFVVNTPNPKPKDATPRSVLTPPSHEDRVLDPKKSQNIAILLRAVNVTVEEVCEALLEGVTDTLGTELLESLLKMAPSKEEERKLKEHKDDSPNKLGSAEKFLKAVLDVPFAFKRVEAMLYIANFESEVEYIRKSFQTLEVACEELRNSRMFLKLLEAVLKTGNRMNVGTNRGDAHAFKLDTLLKLVDVKGADGKTTLLHFVVQEIIRTEGARHSDTSTNQTPSATLIDDAKCRRLGLQVVSSLSSDLANVKKAATMDSEVLTSEVSKLSKGITHIAEIVKLNQTVGSDETVRKFAESMNKFMRMAEEEILRIQAQESVALSLVKEITEYFHGNLSKEEAHPFRIFMVVRDFLTVLDRVCKEVVNINERTMISSAHRFPVPVNPMLPQPLPGLHGKRHYSSSDDDSSSP; from the exons ATGTGctattactctttcttcttcttcttcttatgcattctcatcttcttcaaacCAATCTCATCAAATGAACCAAGAAGATTCCTTCATCAACCTTTTCCACAAAACAACAATCTCTCACCTTCATCACCTCCTTCATCACCACCTCCATCACCAAATCCAAAATACCCATTTTCTACTACACCCCCTAacacttcatcttcttcttccacacCCCCCTTTTTCCCTACATACCCCTCAACCCCACCACCACCTTCACCTTCTTCCTTCGCTTCATTCCCAGCTAACATTTCATCTCTCACTATCCCACAAACCCAAAAACCCAAATCGTCATCTTCCAAACTCCTCGCCGTCGCCATTACTGCCGTAATCGCTGCCGTCGCTGTCGTCGCAATCTCAGCTTTCATTTACTGTCGCAGAAGTCGCAATAAAAGATTCTTAGCTGATGATAAAACACTCAGATCCGACAGTAGTATTCGTCTCTTCCCTCGCGACGGTGGCGTCGCTACCATCGCTAAATCGAGAAACGTTTCTTCTACTAGCTCCGAGTTTCTTTACCTTGGTACTATTGCTAACTCTCGTGCCGATGAACTACCTGATCCACGTGGTGCCGGTGGTGGTGGTCGGAATCCAAGAAAAATGGACTCGCCGGAGCTACAGCCGTTACCGCCGCTTATGCGACAAGGCTCGATGTTCGATGAAGGTAATGGTGGTGCTACTGTTACAGttggtgaagatgatgaagaagagttTTATTCTCCAAGAGGTTCTTTAAACGGAAATGGGTCGGGTTCTCGGAGAGTTTTTGCCGGAATTTCAGCTGAGAATTTGGTGGGTCGAAGTAGCAGTGAATctacttcttcatcttcttcgtatTCATCTTCTTCTGCTTCACCGGATCGTTCTCATTCGATCAGTCTTTCTCCACCAGTGAGTTTGAGTCCAAGAAGATCACAACCAAAGTCGCCGGAAAATGTTGTAACTCCGGCACCGACACAGCCACTACTTGTTAGTGACGTTGGAAGAAGCTCGTTGTCATCGTCACGTGCTTCTTCTAACCGTCATGTGCAGTCTTGTTCTTCAATGTCTTCATCTCCTGAGAAAATCTTCGCCGGAGAATGTAAGTCGCCGTCTTTATCACCGTTGAATCTTTCACCGACGAAAAATTTAGACGGGTCTTTTGTtaaagttgaaaagactcaatCTTGTAATGAAGAGGGTTCTTCTTCGCCGAGATTATCGAATGCTTCTAGTGGTAAATCATCGTCTTCTTCTTCGTCGGCGTTTACTTTGCcatcgccggagaagatgatgacgatgatgaaTCTTCATAGCAATCATGGCTTGGATCAGTCTCCAACAATTTCAGATGTTTCAGATCGGTTTAGACATTCTCCTCTTTCATCATTGCCACTTTCACCAACGCTTCTTTCGTCGCCTGAGAGAGATATAATGAGCACTCAACCACCACCGCCGCCGCCGCAACCAGCTTCTAGGAAGCATTGGGAGATTCCTGACCTGTTAACACCAATTGCTGAATCACCAGCTATTTTGAATCAGAATGGTGTTTCTCAGAGAAAACATTGGGAGATTCCTGTTCTTTCAACACCAATTACACCTTCTAATAGAGTTTCAgctcctcctccaccaccaccaccaccaccacctccacctCCACTGACAATGCCGATGAAGCAGCGGAAGCAATGGGAAGTACCTTCTCCAACAACTCCTGTTGGTCAACAGGTGGTTTGTAGGCCGCCGGAATTGAAACCTCCTTCAAGGCCTTTTGTGTTGCAAACTCCTTCAAATACATTGGTTTCTCCAGTTGAGTTGCCACCTAGTTTTGAGGAGAATGAAGAGGTTTCTAAACCAAAGTTGAAGCCTTTGCATTGGGATAAAGTGAGGGCTAGTTCCGATCGTGAAATGGTTTGGGATCATTTGAGGTCCAGCTCTTTTAA GTTGAATGAGGAGATGATAGAAACGTTGTTTGTGGTGAATACACCAAATCCAAAACCAAAGGATGCTACTCCACGTTCAGTTCTTACACCTCCAAGTCATGAGGATAGGGTATTGGATCCGAAAAAGTCTCAAAATATTGCTATCTTGCTTCGAGCGGTTAATGTTACGGTAGAGGAAGTGTGTGAAGCCCTATTGGAag GTGTTACTGATACACTCGGAACTGAACTACTTGAAAGCTTGTTAAAAATGGCGCCAAGCAAGGAAGAAGAGCGCAAATTGAAGGAACATAAAGACGACTCTCCAAACAAACTCGGTTCTGCTGAGAAATTTTTGAAGGCAGTTCTCGATGTACCTTTTGCATTTAAAAGGGTGGAAGCTATGCTTTACATAGCCAATTTTGAATCTGAAGTGGAGTATATTCGTAAATCCTTTCAGACTCTAGAG GTTGCATGTGAAGAGCTGCGAAACAGTAGAATGTTCTTGAAGCTTCTAGAGGCCGTGCTCAAAACTGGGAACCGCATGAATGTTGGAACAAACCGAGGTGATGCGCATGCATTCAAGCTCGATACACTTCTCAAGCTGGTTGACGTTAAAGGCGCAGACGGTAAAACAACTCTTCTACACTTTGTTGTACAGGAAATCATTAGAACAGAAGGAGCTCGTCATTCAGATACTTCTACTAATCAAACACCGAGCGCAACATTGATTGACGATGCCAAGTGCAGAAGACTTGGTCTTCAAGTAGTATCTAGTCTAAGTTCCGATCTAGCGAATGTGAAGAAGGCCGCGACAATGGACTCCGAAGTCCTCACGAGCGAAGTCTCTAAACTTTCAAAAGGAATCACACACATTGCCGAGATCGTGAAATTGAATCAAACGGTGGGATCAGACGAAACCGTTCGCAAATTTGCAGAATCAATGAATAAGTTTATGAGAATGGCCGAGGAGGAGATTTTAAgaattcaagcacaagaaagTGTTGCTTTATCACTTGTGAAAGAGATCACGGAGTATTTTCATGGTAACTTATCTAAAGAAGAAGCTCATCCATTTAGAATCTTCATGGTAGTAAGAGACTTCTTAACGGTTCTTGATAGGGTATGCAAAGAAGTTGTTAATATAAATGAAAGGACCATGATTAGTTCTGCTCATAGATTTCCTGTTCCGGTGAACCCTATGCTTCCACAACCACTTCCTGGATTACATGGAAAGAGACATTACAGTTCCTCGGATGATGATAGTTCATCTCCTTAG